TCATTCTTAATTTTGTTGACTTTCTCAATTTGTTgagatttattttgttttcttgaattcTCTAAGGAGGAAAACAAGTTGTGGAGATAAGCAAGTAATGGCCAGTGAACACGAAAAGAACTTGGTCGAAATCTTGGGAGAAGATTACCCAATTGATATCAACAAGTACACAAATTTTGTCCACTCCCCACAATGTGGTGCGATTGCCACTTTCTTTGGCAATACCCGTGATACGTTTGATGGAAAGACCGTAGTAGAATTAAGATACGAAGCATATGTGCCAATGGCTATGCGTTGCCTCAATACCATATGTTCATCAGCTCGGTCCTTGTGGAATCTCAATGCTATTGCTGTGGCTCACCGATTGGGCCGTGTTTCAGTGGGTGAAACGAGTGTGTTTGTTGCTGTTTCCTCAGTTCATCGGGTTGATGCATTAGATGCTTGCAAGTTTGTGATTGATGAGATCAAGGCCTCAGTTCCCATATGGAAAAAAGAGGTTTACTCAAATGGTGAAGTTTGGAAAGAAAACTTAGAGTTTCTTGAAAGAAGGCCGGAGATTGGGAACAGTAGAGGTTGTTGTAGACCAAAAGTGAAGGTGGAGAGTGAGGAAGTGGCAGCACCTGTAAAAAATTCTTGTTGCAGGCCAAAGGTAAAGGTGGAAGATGATGGATCCGTAAAATCTGGCAATGATAATCCATGATTGTCAagaattttgtaagtttttttttttggattttgttcTGTTTTATGTATAATTGTGAAAGATGATATATGAAGTATATTCCTTTCAGTTATACAGAAGGTTACACCTACTGCTGGGCAATTGCTTAGTTGATACTATTTCATGTTGAATGCCTTTATGTGCTGGTACTAATCTTGTTTTGATGGAGTAATAATGTTATTTCAATTTAGTTTAGAAAGTTGGATGAGTTCTAAGGTGTCAATGTGTCATGTTATTTGTGTATCTCTATAACTTGGAGGCCTATTCTTAACTTGTAATTGTAGTATCAAACAGGTTCGTCTTCTAGTTTTGGATGACCAAGGTCCTAGAATAAGTTTTAAAGATACTCACGAGTTATAAATTCCAATCCCGTTAAACACAAAGACAATTATATAAACAATTGTGTGATGTGTAATATTTGTAGTTAGACAATACACATCTCAACTACTTACCAAGCAGGTCCACTATGCTTCAGAAAGGTGTACCATTGTCCCAATCTGGTGTGTTCGTTGTCACAATGAACCAGAGCTGGTTGTACATGGTATTAGATAAACAatgaaaagattaaaaaaaattagggtttgtaaCCCTTTGGCTCTGATGCCAAGATAAACAATGAAAAGATTGTATTGTATATTACGTTTATGAATAAGAGATTACACCATATAAATAGATTATATAAATACACTCTAATACCCTCTAATATAAATCAATAACCAAAGTATATGTAACTTGTCTAATAGTATTACATGGTCTTTGCTTAAGGTTTGCATCTGGCAGAGATTTCCTCTACCTCATCTTTCATTACTTACTGAGAATCTGAGATTATTATGTGCCAGCCCACTCGGTCTTGACACAAAGACATTGGATTGGCGCAACAGAGTCCTCAATGTCCCGAACACTATACTAAAAGAGTTATGCATGAAGGCCTCTTCCAGTTTACAAAGGAAAAAACTCTCGTTTGAATGCAAAATAGGTGCAAAAATCTCGTTTTCCTTCATTAAGAAACTTTCATGTTACATCATTTCCAATTCTACACAACCAACTATGGTATACGTTGGCGCAGCAGTTTCTTTCGAAATAAAACCATCCATGCATCCTTGCTAAAACCAAGTCATTAAACATCTATTAAGCAGCACAGGGGCCTTCAGTATTTGAACGCAACTCCAAAAAAACTCAATTTTAAATGATTTCCAGATGTTATTGATTTGATGTTGACACAAATCAAGTTTACAAAAATTTCGAACCCCATATAACCTTATCAGAACAATTGATTACGGACAAACCAAGAACCGAAACCAGTCTGTTCAATAATAAACACCTTAGCGATGAAAAAAGTTCTCATTGTAGATGCACATTGAATGCATCTTCGCCATTGCACATTTGCACGGGAaagaatacatataaaaataaaaactgcATGGGCTATCTTGCTTGATTATTGGGCTTTTAAGCTGTGGGTTCGTTAAACCTTTCAAAATATTTGTACGGGCTTATAAGTACTATTAGACACTAGACAGTATATGCTTAACTGTATGGGTAGACATGGGGAAAAAAACGGTTCCAAAAAAATCGCTTCGGATTATCCGGATTTGGGACAAAAAAATCGGTTCCTCAAGAACCGGTTCCACTTTCGGATCCAAAAATAAATTCCAAATTTGGTTCTTTGacaaaaaaactgaaaataattCGGTCAAACGTTCACCATTCGTCGCATTGACTGGAACTGGTTCCGGTTCCGAACCGGTTCTTCGTCGCGTTGACTGGAAACGGTTCCACCGGTTCTGATCTTTTGCCCACGTTTAGTTATGGGCTTCTTTTTAAATTGACTTTATTAGATTTAGTTATGGGCTTCTTATTAACAACTTATATTTGAAAGACAACATCCTtcaactaaagttggaaaatgaACCTTCATTTGATTGACTCAAACTAAAGTATTAGAGCAGAAGGCTTGAAGACCATACAATGCATTGAACATGTAATATAGGCTTCAGATTTGAACTTGTTGATTGCGAGTCATATGAATGTTATAATGAGTTTGGTTACTCATTCACCGGCTCTGGTTAGGTGTGATTCATCATAAAGCTCGAGTTAACTAACTTTTTTAACCAGATTTTTTTAGTCAATTCGCTTCAtcttattatatacatataaataacttttcacatctcgattttttaaaccataacaAAAATATGAGGGTCAATCATTTGATAAAAACATGTCATAAGTTATCTAGAAAGaaataatatgattaaaaaaataatataagtgaTTTAATTATAAAGTTATTTGTTTGGAAAGTCCTTTAACTTGTCATAAATACCTGTTTTGGGCTCCAAACAAAAAAGTTCTCTATTGTGGGGAACAAAATTGGCTAAAACATCTATTGTAGGTCTGTACCGGCTAATGGATGAGGTGGAACCAGTCATTGCTTAGATAGATCAGCCATGTGTACATTAAAACCCACATAATACACTACTATAACGAGCAATAGTACacgcgcaatgcggcgatgagatggtgggggtgataggtcatagaggtgataagtcataaagtacGATAGCCAAATGacttagccgtatgggctccgtactcagatttaaaaattcgtcgaaagtatatcgaatgacatctctattgaaagagcatgaaattttaagaacaccatacaatttttataatttatcgatatacggtttttgagataaaagattttgaataaattagaggaataaaatgatttatggaggagagagaaaaaaatgagtagttgagatttgaggagaaaaaaaaaatgagtggttggaatttaagggtattatgggtatattaggtagagatgtttaaattagcgAATAAAAAAGGAAGGTAATTTAGATAGTTCAAATGATCttttgagatttaaaaaaaaaacaaaatgctttataagataatatagaagtaaataaaaaaacaaataaaaacatatattttagttCCAGAATTTCTGAAAGCAACGAATGGTTCATCTTCATGAttttaatttcatcatcaaaataaataacttataaTAAATCTTCTTCCATCTATATCCACATCTTTATGACTTTGGCTATATCTATCAATAGAATCTAAATCCATCCATTTATACAAATGAGTTCCGTATTACATAAAAGAACAACAACATAAGACTAGAGAACTATACATCAAAGATGACAAAACTATATCAAATCTAAATCATAGATCCACAAATCCATATAAATCGAGAATCTGGTTGGTGTTTGACTTTCTTTTCATATTCACACTATCTATGGTCAAAATTTTGGGTGGAAGTCTCGCGGTGTTTAGATCGGGGTCTGATATGGAAATTCAGATCTGGATTTATCACCGTCGTTAGGTTGCCTGACCGAAAGTCACGTTTTTTCTTAAATGGAATTTCAGATATACGTTTATTAGTCCGGCGGGAGGTTTGACCAGCCACCACCGCTAACTTTTGGGGTTTTGGATGGTGGTGGCTAGTGGTTTTGGACTGTTGATCTAGGTGTGAGTGTGGTGGTTAGCGAGGTGGTTTCAAACTCCAACAAGGTGGTCTTCAACTCCGATAACCCGGTAACTTCGGTGAGGTAGTGTCATTTAAGAACAAAGTCCAGATTAAGCAACATAGAGATTGATTAAGCAACAAAAAAGAGATCGGGATCAACAAAAGAGAGATGTTGGGTGATTAAGCAACATAGAGATTGATTGAAGGAAGCCATAAAGAAATTGGTTtggaaattaaaaaagaaaggaaaaagatGATCATccgaaaaaaggaaaaaaaatataaatcagaaGTCATggaatagatatataaaaataatatattgagtgactaaataaaataaatgacatGGTAATTCCATATAAGCAATAATAAAAGCGataattaatttcaaaattaaaagttatcaGATACCTGAACATGGACCCACAATATATGTTTTAGTCGGTTTTGTTTCTCACAATAGAGAACTTTTTTGTTTGGACCTCAAAACAAGTATTTGTGACAAGTTAAATGACTTTTCAAACAAATAGCCCATAATTATATTAGGTATCTATAGTCTATCTTTCAttgattaattaaaagtttaattatttatggTATAGAAATACATTTAAAAGGACCCAACgtgtaaattgaaaaaaaaaaaaaagaaagtatttTATCGGTAGAATACTCGGgaatttatttcttttgaagTTAAATAAAAGGAGAAGAGATAAAGAAGGCAAAGAACAACCCTTGTTTTATACGTGTCGATAGAAAtcctaaattattaataaactaGTGGAAAGCTTTGCGCTTTGCTGCGGATAAAAGTAATAATTGTTGATTATTTACAAAGTAACGTACATgacgtttttttttatgtagacCTGTAACATGATGTATTGTAAACTATGTAGCACCAAAACGGATATCGCAAACGGGTACGGGAACGATACGGGAATGGAAAACGGTAAAACTGAAAAGTTTAGGATACGGATACGGCAAAGATAcgacaataaaaaataataaataataaatatatattgattttatatagagaaATGGTGACCGTTGATCACAGATTAAATTTTTACTAAGCTTTTTTGGAATTAAAAAAGTCTGATGGTGATCTCAATTGTATAATGTGGTTGGTTTGTATTTGAGGTATGCATAATCGCAAAATGACAGTCGTTCTTGGAATATAGAAAGCTCATTGAAaccctaatattaattagatacgGTAAGCTTCAcagaaacgtttcggtatatatggaagagttaattacagaaatcgtcctcGTCGTGGACTTCTACTTGCAGCTTTCGTccttaagtttaataaattacaggTTTAGTCCAAAAAATTGTCCCGTCCACAGTTTTGGTCCACAGCTCAAATGGACGTTAAAAATGTGATCACATGACCTGCATGCCAAAGGTATAATGGTCATTCCATTattcagggaccaaaaatgtaaataactccatcatcttcaacatcatcGTCAACAACATCAACGACAACCATTTCCATCATCTTCtatatcatcatcaacaacaacaaccatctAAACATTAAACTCATCATATCTATGTTTTATCATCATATCCTGATTTTATTTCATGGATTTTTTTCCCATTAAATTAACCTTTTCCATCATACAAAGTAAATAGAGCTTTTGCAAAAACCATCATAATTTCTATATCCAGTAAGACAGTAATCCCAATTCctatatccatatctatatctatactttttgtTTGAAGGAAccaaaaatcataatatttttcttctttttcaaagATCCAAAAACTTAAAATCACACCCAGTAACCACCACACTTTTTGTTTGAAGACAATAAGACCGGTTTGACCACCCACCACTATCATACAATTACCTCAGTGAACTCACTACAATCTCCACCAAAACCTAGCtgatattatttttgaagataaaaactaaaaaaaaaaaaagaaaaaaaacccagATTTTTAGGGTTcttcaaaactcaaaaaaaaaaaaaaaaaaaaaaaaaaaaccacttcATTGTTACGTGTAGATTTGTTTTTGTATGTCTTCATTTGTATGTAGTGTCTCATGTTTCATCTGCACCACAAGAAATATTTGTTCaaatcacaaatatatataaatttgtgtttCAAACTTTTCTTATGAGTTAGTTTTTGGTTTTATCTACTaacatctttttttcttttcttttttcttttttgtcaaaATTTTGAAGATCTAAAATGATTTGTGGTTTGATATTAGATTTTAATTGTATGAAATCTGATTTCTTTTA
The sequence above is drawn from the Erigeron canadensis isolate Cc75 chromosome 4, C_canadensis_v1, whole genome shotgun sequence genome and encodes:
- the LOC122596453 gene encoding molybdopterin synthase catalytic subunit; its protein translation is MASEHEKNLVEILGEDYPIDINKYTNFVHSPQCGAIATFFGNTRDTFDGKTVVELRYEAYVPMAMRCLNTICSSARSLWNLNAIAVAHRLGRVSVGETSVFVAVSSVHRVDALDACKFVIDEIKASVPIWKKEVYSNGEVWKENLEFLERRPEIGNSRGCCRPKVKVESEEVAAPVKNSCCRPKVKVEDDGSVKSGNDNP